The window GAGACCGCCGGCGAACGGACAGAAGCACCAACCCAGAAACGCCGCCAAAAGGCGCTGGATGACGGCGATGTCCTTAAATCCCAGGATTTCAGCGCCGCCATCGTCATTCTGGCCGGCTGTCTGTGGATGGCGACGCTGGGACCGTCGCTGCTGGGCGCGTGCAAGGAACTGATGCGCGCCAGCTTTGCCTTTGGGCGCGGCGAGATCGAGGATTTTCAGCCCTGGCAGCCGATTCTGGAGGCCGGGTGGAAAATCGCCCCGTCGCTGGGCGGCCTGCTGGCGATGACCGCAGCGGCGGCGCTGTTCGCCCAGGCGGGGATCGGTGGCCTGCGCTTCAATGGCAAGCTGTGGGCGCCCAAGGCCAGCCGGATCAATCCCGGCGCGGGCCTCAAACGGATTTTCGGACCGCAGGGCTGGATCGAACTTGGCAAGGCCATCCTGAAGGCGATTCTTCTCGGCGCCATCGGCGGGTCGATCCTGTGGTCTGCGGCGCACGACATGACGGGGTTGATGGCGTCCGACGTGCCCGGAGCGATGGGCGCGCTTGGCGACACCTTCATCTATCTCGTCTTTGCCATGGCAGCGGGCCTTGCCGCCATCGCCGCCATCGACCTCCCCATCGCGATCATCCGCCGCATGAACCGGCTGAAAATGTCGAAGCAGGAAATCAAGGACGAGCACAAGGAAGCCGAAGGCAACCCGGAGAACAAGGCCGCCCAGCGCCAGCGTCAGCGCCAGATCCTGAAGGGCGGGTTCCGCAAGGCAGTGGCAGAGGCGCACGTCGTGCTGACCAACCCGACGCACTTCGCCGTCGCGCTTCGCTATGTGCAGGGTCAGGACATGGTGCCGGTCGTGGTGGCAAAGGGGCGCGGCGACACCGCTCTGGCCATCCGCGAACTGGCCGCCGAAATGGGCAAGCCCGTGCTGGAATATCCGACGCTCGCCCGCGCGGTCTATTACACCAGCCGCGAGGGGCAGGAGGTGCGCGACGACCTGTACATGGCGATCGCCACCGTTCTTGCCTTTATCTTCAACATCAACGCCGCCGCGCGCCCGGCACTGCCCGACATCGATGTGCCGAGCACCGCCTGGTTCGACGAAAATGGCAATCAACTCAGCCGAAAACCCTAAAGCCGGGCGGACGTTCGGTCGTTTCTGGTTGGGAATAGCGCAAGGCGGTACGGACCATGGTTGAATCGATCACCAAGACGCTGGGCACCGGCTCCGGGATTGACACGACCGCGCTGGTCAACAGCCTGGTCGAGGCGCAGTTCGCGGCCAAGAACGCCCAGCTTGAACAGCGCCAGGAAACGCTGACGACGCAGCTGTCGACTGTCTCGCAGTTGAAAAGCGGCATCAGCGGCTTTTCAACTGCCCTGTCCCAGCTGGTTAGTGGCGGCACGCTGACCACCCAGGCGACCAGCAGCAACACCAGCATCGTCCGCGCCACCAGCCTGAACGGCGCGCAGATCACGTCGTTGAACGCGGATGTGGAGGTGCGCCAGCTTGCCGCCGCACAGGTTGCCTATGCCAATCCGGTAACGGATCCCGCCGCCGCGATCGGCACGGGCGTGCTGTCCCTTCAATTCGGCACGGCGACCGTGTCTGGCACGACGATGACCGGCTTTACCGCCGGCGCTTCGGCCGCAATCGACATTACGATCGACGAAACCAACAACAGCCTGACCGGGATCCGCGACGCGATCAATGCGGCAAAAGCGGGGGTCACCGCCTCCATCGTGTCCGACAGCGACGGCGCGCGGCTGGTGCTCAAGGGGACGAGCGGTGCGGCACAGGCGTTCCGGCTTACCGCGACGGAGGATGAGGCTGCCCCCGGCCTGTCGGCGCTTGCCATCGGCGTGGGATCGACAGGCACAAAGATCGGCACCGCCGCTGCCGATGCGATTGTGGCAGTCGATGGCGTTGCCGTTCGCCGAACGACGAACAGCATCTCCGATCTGATCCCCGGCGTGCGCCTTGATCTGGTGGCGGCCAGCACGGGCACGACGATCAAGATCGGCGCGTCGCAGCCGACCGACAATCTGCGCCAGGCAGTGAACGATGTCGTCACCACCTATAACGAGCTTTACACCGCCCTGCGGGAGGCGACGGACCCGATTTCCGGTCCGCTGCGCGCCGATCCCGGCGCCCGTTCGATGATGCAGGCGATGCGCGAATTGTCGCTGCGCCAGCTGATCCCGGCGGATGGCAATGCGCCGCGCACCCTCGCCGAACTTGGTGTCGCCACGGCCCGCGACGGATCGCTCAGCGTCAACAGCGCCCAGCTGAACCGCGCGCTGACCAGCTATCCCGAGGCGGTCGGCCGGATGTTCGCCGCCGGAACCGGTGGTTTGTCGGGCGCGCTGTTCGCCATCTCGACCGCCGCGACCAGCCGGTCCACCGGCCTTGGCGCATCGGAACAGCGATATAATCGCCAGCAAAGCGACCTGACCGATCAGCAGGCAAAGGCGACCGAGCAGGCAGAGGCCGCGCGCACCCGGATGACCCGGCAGTTTGCCAGCATGGACGCGCGCGTTGCCGCCTATAAATCGACGCAGAACTTCCTGACCCAGCAGATCGAAGCGTGGAACGCCCAGCGTTGAACGCGATGACCAAGCCATCCCGACTGGCGAACCCTGAACGCGTCTATCGCGCGGTCGATCTGGCCGGGCGCACGGGCGGCGCGGATCCGCATGCGCTGGTCACGCTGCTCTATGAAGAGTTGATCCGCGCGCTCGCCACGGCCGCATGGGCGACGGAAAACCGCAATTTCAAGATGAAGAGCGACCGGGTGACCCGCGCCATTGCCATCCTGTTCGCGCTGGAGGCGGGGCTGGATTTCGATCGCGGCGGCGATGTGTCCCGCACGCTGGCCACGCTCTATTCCGGCCTTCGGAAACAGGTGATCGACGCAAGCCTTGGCGGCGATCCCGAACCGTTTCGCCGGGTCGGCGCCGATCTTGCCGAGATTGCAGAGGCGTGGCGCTCCGTCCGCGTCTGACGCAGGCGGCCGTAAATCCTGCTAGAAAGCAGTGCAGCCATGGGCTAGCGCTCCACCGCATGACCCAGCCGCATATCGTCGCCATCGGTGGCACGCTCCGCCCGTTGTCGGGCACGGCCGCTGCCCTGTCCCGCGCACTGGATGCGGCTCAGGCGGCGGGCGCGCGCACCACCTTGCTGACCGGTCCGGCGATCGATTTCCCGAATTTCGACCCGGAATCGGCGATGGACAATGATCTGATCCGCGCCTTTATCAACACGGTGCGCTCGGCGGACGGACTGGTCATCGGATCGCCCGGCTATCACGGCACCTTGTCCGGCCTGGTCAAGAACGCGCTCGATCATATCGAACTGACGCGGGGCGATGCCCGCCCCTATCTGGACGGATTGCCGGTCGGCGTGATCGCCACAGCGGCTGGTTGGCAGGCGGCGGTATCGACCATGCAGGCGCTGCGGACCGTCGTTCATGCCCTTCGCGGATGGCCGACGCCAATGGGTGTTGCAATCAACACGGTCGGCAACAGCGACTGGCTGGCCGAGTCGGCGGGCGGGATCGATGTGATGATGCAGCAGGTGATGGCGTTCGCTGCCAGACGCTGATCGTCCGGGTCGCCGCGGGTCAGCGACGCGTT of the Sphingomonas sp. BGYR3 genome contains:
- a CDS encoding flagellar type III secretion system protein FlhB; this encodes MAETAGERTEAPTQKRRQKALDDGDVLKSQDFSAAIVILAGCLWMATLGPSLLGACKELMRASFAFGRGEIEDFQPWQPILEAGWKIAPSLGGLLAMTAAAALFAQAGIGGLRFNGKLWAPKASRINPGAGLKRIFGPQGWIELGKAILKAILLGAIGGSILWSAAHDMTGLMASDVPGAMGALGDTFIYLVFAMAAGLAAIAAIDLPIAIIRRMNRLKMSKQEIKDEHKEAEGNPENKAAQRQRQRQILKGGFRKAVAEAHVVLTNPTHFAVALRYVQGQDMVPVVVAKGRGDTALAIRELAAEMGKPVLEYPTLARAVYYTSREGQEVRDDLYMAIATVLAFIFNINAAARPALPDIDVPSTAWFDENGNQLSRKP
- the fliD gene encoding flagellar filament capping protein FliD — protein: MVESITKTLGTGSGIDTTALVNSLVEAQFAAKNAQLEQRQETLTTQLSTVSQLKSGISGFSTALSQLVSGGTLTTQATSSNTSIVRATSLNGAQITSLNADVEVRQLAAAQVAYANPVTDPAAAIGTGVLSLQFGTATVSGTTMTGFTAGASAAIDITIDETNNSLTGIRDAINAAKAGVTASIVSDSDGARLVLKGTSGAAQAFRLTATEDEAAPGLSALAIGVGSTGTKIGTAAADAIVAVDGVAVRRTTNSISDLIPGVRLDLVAASTGTTIKIGASQPTDNLRQAVNDVVTTYNELYTALREATDPISGPLRADPGARSMMQAMRELSLRQLIPADGNAPRTLAELGVATARDGSLSVNSAQLNRALTSYPEAVGRMFAAGTGGLSGALFAISTAATSRSTGLGASEQRYNRQQSDLTDQQAKATEQAEAARTRMTRQFASMDARVAAYKSTQNFLTQQIEAWNAQR
- the fliS gene encoding flagellar export chaperone FliS, coding for MTKPSRLANPERVYRAVDLAGRTGGADPHALVTLLYEELIRALATAAWATENRNFKMKSDRVTRAIAILFALEAGLDFDRGGDVSRTLATLYSGLRKQVIDASLGGDPEPFRRVGADLAEIAEAWRSVRV
- a CDS encoding NADPH-dependent FMN reductase translates to MTQPHIVAIGGTLRPLSGTAAALSRALDAAQAAGARTTLLTGPAIDFPNFDPESAMDNDLIRAFINTVRSADGLVIGSPGYHGTLSGLVKNALDHIELTRGDARPYLDGLPVGVIATAAGWQAAVSTMQALRTVVHALRGWPTPMGVAINTVGNSDWLAESAGGIDVMMQQVMAFAARR